The Euzebyales bacterium genome includes a region encoding these proteins:
- a CDS encoding YceI family protein: MTPTSSPRAAVDAGMPRTAGRYEIDAASTSIEIRTRCAGLPVGGTFDGVAGRIEVLNDLTRATVSVTVDPGSFAPTAGPLGALLRRGVEANAGPVTHFEADRMEPILESFVTHDGDRPLWALVGNLTLCGVTRPARIAVGVVRPLDGGATIAFSGTTTLRCAQFGVRRHGGLLSDTIRVRIRGVASRGC, from the coding sequence GTGACACCCACCTCGAGCCCCCGGGCCGCCGTCGACGCCGGCATGCCACGCACCGCGGGTCGCTACGAGATCGACGCCGCGTCCACGTCCATCGAGATCAGGACGCGCTGTGCGGGCCTCCCCGTCGGCGGGACCTTCGATGGCGTCGCCGGAAGGATCGAGGTCCTCAACGACCTCACCCGCGCGACCGTCTCCGTGACGGTCGACCCGGGCAGCTTCGCTCCCACCGCCGGCCCACTCGGCGCGCTGCTGCGCCGGGGCGTCGAGGCCAACGCCGGTCCTGTGACGCACTTCGAGGCCGACCGGATGGAGCCGATCCTGGAGTCGTTCGTCACCCACGACGGCGACCGCCCGCTGTGGGCGCTCGTCGGCAACTTGACCCTGTGCGGTGTGACGCGCCCGGCGCGGATTGCGGTCGGCGTGGTGCGGCCCCTCGACGGTGGTGCCACCATCGCCTTCTCCGGCACGACGACGCTGCGCTGCGCGCAGTTCGGTGTCCGCCGGCACGGCGGGCTGCTCTCGGACACGATCCGGGTGCGCATCAGAGGCGTCGCGTCACGCGGCTGCTGA
- a CDS encoding NAD-dependent epimerase/dehydratase family protein, with amino-acid sequence MKVMVTGGAGFIGANLVRRLTAEPAIDGIVVIDDLSTGEAGRLDGLSGVDLVKASVLDADALSAAGSGCDAIVHLAALASVPESLDRPGDYHSVNVTGTLRVLEAARRHGSHMILASSAAVYGQDPPLPVSESLPPDLHSVYASSKLAAEAHALAYRNAFDLPVLVLRFFNVFGPLQDVGHTYAAVIPAFVSAAVRGAPVTIFGDGEQTRDMIPVGAVTAVLTDAVLRRVSHPTAVNLASGSRRNLLDILGRLEEILGTSITRDHQPPRAGDVRHSQADTSTLHRLFPTLDTPNFTNELRATVAWFRECGS; translated from the coding sequence ATGAAGGTCATGGTCACCGGCGGTGCCGGGTTCATCGGCGCCAACCTCGTCCGGCGCCTGACCGCCGAGCCGGCGATCGACGGCATCGTCGTCATCGACGACCTGTCGACCGGCGAGGCCGGTCGGCTCGACGGGCTCAGCGGCGTCGACCTCGTCAAGGCGTCCGTGCTCGACGCCGACGCGCTGAGTGCGGCCGGGTCAGGCTGCGATGCGATCGTCCACCTCGCCGCGCTGGCGTCGGTGCCCGAGTCGCTCGACCGACCGGGCGACTACCACTCCGTCAACGTCACCGGCACGCTGCGAGTGCTCGAGGCGGCGCGCCGCCACGGCAGCCACATGATCCTCGCCTCGTCGGCAGCCGTGTACGGCCAGGACCCGCCTCTGCCTGTCAGCGAGTCGCTGCCACCCGATCTGCACAGCGTCTACGCGTCGAGCAAGCTGGCCGCCGAGGCGCACGCGCTGGCATATCGCAACGCCTTCGACCTACCCGTGCTGGTCCTGCGCTTCTTCAACGTGTTCGGTCCACTGCAGGACGTCGGGCACACCTACGCCGCGGTCATCCCCGCGTTCGTCTCGGCGGCCGTGCGTGGGGCGCCGGTCACGATCTTCGGCGACGGCGAGCAGACCCGCGACATGATCCCCGTGGGTGCGGTCACGGCCGTGTTGACCGATGCCGTCCTGCGACGGGTCAGCCACCCGACAGCCGTCAACCTGGCGTCCGGCAGCCGGCGCAACCTGCTCGACATCCTGGGGCGCCTCGAGGAGATCCTCGGAACGAGCATCACGCGCGACCACCAGCCACCCCGTGCCGGGGACGTGCGCCACTCCCAGGCCGACACGTCGACGCTGCACCGGCTGTTCCCGACGCTGGACACCCCGAACTTCACCAATGAACTGCGCGCGACCGTGGCGTGGTTCCGCGAGTGTGGCAGCTGA
- a CDS encoding DUF4349 domain-containing protein gives MLSSDASTADNGSTSGTVTLRVPAPDFDDLLVAVGRVGEVEQRSITSEDVSAEYVDLEARLRHNQAQERFYLSLLDRARDVDDAIAVQQQVEGIQQTIEQIEGRLRFLDDRTSYSRLTVELFEAGGAFQAGGTPEPSFAEYWATARAALVTVLGGTLVVATVALPFLVLGTVILTLARRHGVLRRRAVARDA, from the coding sequence GTGCTCTCCAGCGACGCGTCCACCGCTGACAACGGCTCGACGTCGGGCACCGTGACCCTGCGGGTGCCGGCGCCGGACTTCGACGACCTGCTCGTCGCGGTCGGCCGGGTCGGAGAGGTCGAGCAGCGCTCGATCACGTCGGAGGACGTGTCCGCCGAGTACGTCGACCTCGAGGCGCGTCTGCGGCACAACCAGGCGCAGGAGCGCTTCTACCTGTCCCTGCTCGACCGCGCCCGGGACGTCGACGATGCGATCGCCGTGCAGCAGCAGGTGGAGGGCATCCAGCAGACGATCGAGCAGATCGAAGGGCGGCTGCGGTTCCTCGACGACCGCACCAGCTACTCCCGCCTGACCGTCGAGCTGTTCGAGGCCGGTGGCGCGTTCCAGGCCGGCGGCACACCGGAGCCGAGCTTCGCAGAGTACTGGGCCACGGCACGGGCCGCGCTGGTTACGGTGCTGGGTGGAACGCTGGTGGTCGCGACGGTCGCACTGCCGTTCCTGGTCTTGGGCACGGTGATCCTGACGCTCGCGCGTCGCCACGGTGTGCTGCGGCGCCGTGCGGTCGCGCGGGACGCCTGA
- a CDS encoding amidohydrolase family protein codes for MTDADAGVAGPAGDAEVAEFWRTLGLPGAVDLHVHFMPDRVLCKVWAFFDGVRLRDGTPWHVTYRLDQDARVARLRALGVTRFGALAYAHRPGMAEWLNIWSADFAAAVPDAVHCATFHDEPEADAYVAAALEAGAALFKVHLRVGGFDPRDPQLRPVWARLAAAEVPVIVHAGSGPRPGAHTGPDVFGEVLAAHPRLTAVIAHMGMPEYGPFLDLAVRYPNVHLDTTMVFTDFVERFAPYPRALVPRLAEHADRIVLGSDFPNIPYHYAHQIDVLARVGLGADWLRRVCWHNPQRLLAAVRTAADRAVTRGSVPPGAGGQPGGRRPRR; via the coding sequence GTGACCGACGCCGACGCAGGCGTCGCCGGGCCAGCCGGTGACGCCGAGGTCGCCGAGTTCTGGCGGACGCTCGGGCTGCCGGGTGCGGTCGACCTGCATGTCCACTTCATGCCCGACCGGGTGCTGTGCAAGGTGTGGGCGTTCTTCGACGGTGTGCGGCTGCGCGACGGGACGCCGTGGCACGTGACCTACCGGCTCGATCAGGACGCTCGCGTCGCACGCCTGCGGGCGCTCGGCGTGACGCGCTTCGGTGCCCTTGCGTACGCGCACCGTCCGGGCATGGCCGAGTGGCTCAACATCTGGTCGGCGGACTTCGCGGCCGCGGTCCCCGACGCGGTCCACTGCGCGACGTTCCACGACGAACCAGAAGCCGACGCCTACGTCGCCGCGGCGCTCGAGGCCGGCGCGGCGCTGTTCAAGGTGCACCTGCGGGTCGGTGGCTTCGATCCGCGCGACCCCCAGCTCCGTCCCGTGTGGGCGCGCCTGGCCGCCGCCGAGGTGCCCGTCATCGTCCATGCCGGCTCGGGGCCACGACCGGGCGCCCACACCGGGCCGGACGTCTTCGGCGAGGTCCTGGCCGCCCATCCCAGGCTGACGGCCGTCATCGCGCACATGGGCATGCCCGAGTACGGGCCGTTCCTGGACCTGGCGGTGCGTTACCCCAACGTGCACCTCGACACCACGATGGTGTTCACCGACTTCGTCGAGCGCTTCGCACCGTACCCGCGCGCGCTGGTCCCGCGGCTGGCCGAGCACGCCGACCGCATCGTGCTCGGCAGTGACTTCCCGAACATCCCGTACCACTACGCCCATCAGATCGACGTGCTGGCCCGCGTCGGCCTGGGCGCCGACTGGCTGCGCCGTGTGTGCTGGCACAACCCGCAGCGGCTGCTCGCCGCCGTGCGGACCGCGGCGGATCGTGCCGTCACGCGCGGGTCGGTTCCGCCAGGCGCCGGTGGTCAGCCCGGCGGCCGGCGGCCGCGCAGGTGA
- a CDS encoding hydroxymethylglutaryl-CoA lyase — MQVEIVEVGPRDGLQNEDTLVDTPTKVALIERMLDSGVRRIEATSFVHPKRVPQMADAERVMAAVPRDRGASYIGLVLNDRGLDRALDAHVDEANVVVVVSETFSRRNQGVTVQEMLAAWERIAGRARDAGLRTSVTLSAAFGCPFEGEVDPARVADIAVRVADAGPDEIALADTIGVAVPPQVTDLMARVADRIGPVPLRCHFHNTRNTGFANVVAALDAGVAALDASVGGIGGCPFAPDATGNIATEDLIYLLDRMGVDHGVSLAATSRVAAWVGDQLGMTVPGLLSRAGPFPDAA; from the coding sequence ATGCAGGTCGAGATCGTCGAGGTCGGACCCCGTGACGGGTTGCAGAACGAGGACACGCTGGTCGACACGCCGACGAAGGTCGCGTTGATCGAGCGGATGCTCGACTCCGGCGTGCGACGCATCGAGGCGACCAGTTTCGTGCACCCGAAACGGGTGCCACAGATGGCGGACGCCGAGCGGGTCATGGCTGCCGTCCCTCGGGACCGCGGCGCGTCCTACATCGGCCTCGTGCTCAACGACCGCGGGCTCGACCGCGCGCTCGACGCCCACGTCGACGAGGCGAACGTCGTGGTCGTGGTGTCGGAGACCTTCAGCCGGCGCAACCAGGGCGTGACTGTGCAGGAGATGCTCGCGGCGTGGGAGCGCATCGCCGGCCGCGCCCGGGACGCCGGTCTGCGCACCAGCGTGACGCTCTCGGCCGCGTTCGGATGCCCGTTCGAGGGAGAGGTGGACCCGGCGCGCGTGGCCGACATCGCAGTCCGGGTCGCCGACGCCGGACCCGACGAGATCGCCCTGGCCGACACGATCGGCGTGGCCGTCCCGCCGCAGGTGACCGACCTCATGGCCCGTGTCGCCGACCGCATCGGCCCGGTCCCACTGCGCTGCCACTTCCACAACACCCGCAACACCGGCTTCGCCAACGTCGTCGCCGCGCTGGACGCCGGCGTCGCCGCGCTGGACGCCAGCGTCGGGGGCATCGGCGGGTGCCCGTTCGCGCCCGACGCGACAGGCAACATCGCCACCGAGGATCTGATCTACCTGTTGGATCGCATGGGCGTCGACCACGGCGTCTCGCTGGCCGCCACCAGCCGGGTCGCCGCGTGGGTCGGCGACCAGCTCGGCATGACCGTGCCGGGCCTGCTCTCGCGCGCGGGCCCGTTCCCCGATGCCGCGTGA